Proteins co-encoded in one Bacillus infantis NRRL B-14911 genomic window:
- a CDS encoding YczE/YyaS/YitT family protein codes for MKLLVRVIFYVAGLVILTLGICIAILSNLGAGPWDALNAGLARTAGLTIGSWVIIIGIILMMVNAWLLKAKPDYLALLTVCLIGFMVDFWILRVFSGVYILTIYFQIAALIMGLALIGLGAALYLQAEFPLNPIDHFMMAIKERFGVSLMMAKTIGEAGALLLAIVFHGPVGAGTIVIAVLIGPFIQLFFPYCQQLLKRFSGT; via the coding sequence ATGAAACTGCTTGTGAGGGTTATTTTTTATGTGGCGGGCCTGGTCATTCTGACATTGGGCATCTGCATTGCGATCCTATCTAATCTCGGGGCGGGCCCCTGGGATGCGCTGAATGCAGGCCTTGCCAGGACAGCCGGGCTCACGATCGGGAGCTGGGTCATCATTATCGGCATCATCCTGATGATGGTCAATGCCTGGCTTTTAAAAGCCAAGCCGGATTATCTGGCGCTATTGACCGTATGCCTGATCGGCTTTATGGTCGACTTTTGGATATTGCGGGTCTTTTCCGGTGTGTACATACTGACTATCTATTTTCAAATCGCCGCGCTGATCATGGGCCTGGCACTCATCGGATTGGGTGCAGCTCTTTACCTGCAGGCAGAGTTTCCCCTCAATCCGATCGACCATTTTATGATGGCCATCAAAGAGCGGTTCGGGGTGAGTCTGATGATGGCGAAAACGATCGGGGAAGCTGGAGCGCTGCTTTTGGCCATCGTTTTCCACGGGCCAGTAGGCGCAGGTACCATCGTTATCGCAGTCCTGATCGGGCCGTTCATCCAATTATTCTTTCCTTACTGCCAGCAGCTGCTAAAAAGATTTTCCGGCACTTAG